gcggacaTCGAGCGGCTCCCCGCCGACCTCCTCGCGCacgtcctcttcctcctcccctccttccGCGACCTGTCCATGTACAAGCGGCGCGCCGCCCTCTGATCAATCGATTTCGATTCTGCCCGGCCCGGCAAGCTGCTGCACACGTCGTCATACGGTTTTGCTTTGCTGTTTTGCTCTGCTTTGTTGCGTCAGGGCGGGGGGAGTGAGCCGGAGGTGGCGCCTTGCGGTGGAGCAGTCGCTGGCGTCCCGGCGGCGGCTGAGCTTCGCGGGGCAGCGGACGGGCGACGACACCGCCGCGCGACTCGTCCGCGCCGCCGTCAACATCCGCGACCTGGACATGTGAGTTGACCGCCtctcgcctccgcctccgcctcttcCTCGACCGATCGACCAATCGACCGGGCGGAGGTTTCGTGCTAAGAATTCAATCTTTTTCTAACGCTGTCTCCCCGTTCTTGGAGTTCACGAAGCTGCTGGGGCTGCCAAATTACCGACGAAGGGTTGATCAAGATTTCCTCCGCGGATTGCGTCGGGAATTTGACGTCCATATCGCTGTGGGGATTGGCCGGGATCACCGATAAGGGCGTTGTTCATCTGGTGAGGACGGGAAACGTCTGATTAGCTCGTAGATGATGTCTTCTCACTTATCATATTGAAGTCATTAGCTTCGCTttacccttttctttttctttttttttaatacaaaagAACAGTTTTTGGGCATTTTGTTGGCCATTGAAATTATGTAGAGATTTATATGTTATTTGGTTAGATGTTGACTTTATGCTTCAGAAAAAGTTGATTCACTTCACAATATTACATAACGTATCTTGCTTTGCTTTCTCATCGTTTGTCCATACAATTGTCTTCATTGTTTTTCTTGGCCATGTACCCATGTAATTAGGTTGTTACTTTCAACGATATGATCCATGTGAATTTTTTGGTAAAAGCATTTAGTACTCTTCATGAAGTCGCCTCTTTATCAGCGAGAAAAAAAAGTTAATTGACAATTTAATCTGCACCAGTAAGCGTGCCCTTGAGGTGTTACTTGCCATTATAACAAATGTGCTTTTGTCAAACTTCCCTGCAGGTTTCTTGAGGTTTGTCCATACAATtgtcttcattttttttcttggccATGTAACTTTCCGAACGACATATTCAGAATGATCCATGTTTTGAGGATATTAAGGAAATACTACCCATGAACTCACATCTTTATGTGCAAGACAAAAATTGTCTGCCAAATTTGATCCATACCACTAAGGATTTTCTTAAGGTGTTAATTGCCATCATTACAACTATGCTTTTGTTAAACGTCCCTGCAGGTTTCAAGGGCTTATTCTTTGAAGCACCTGAATATTGGTGGGACATTTATCACAGATGAATCTTTGTATGCAGTTGCAAATAGCTGTACAAATCTGAAGGTGTGCCTCTCTTTTCTGAACTTCAAGTTCTTCTGTTTGTGACAGATCTCATGTTTGTGCAAACTAAAAACCTGACAAAACACCACAGGAAAAATGGGTCTAGGAACTGTCCGATCTGTAGTTTGATGATACCTCTAGTAGACGATGTTTAAATTATGACATTCTTCGGGTACATTGAGATGTACTAGCtgataaggaaaagaaaaacgtgGAACAAATTAATGAACTTGGTTCACTGGACTTATCACAGAACAGTGATCCATTTAACTCAGGTCCGTGGTCCATCAGCTGGGGCAGATTGGCTATGACTTGTCATGTGCATTGAGTTGATAAATGGTGCTCGCTAGTGGCTGagatttctttttccattgTTCAAGTGATCAGGATATGCATACAGTAATCGCATTAGTGACCGTGATGCTGCTGGTCTTTCTGTACGGTGGCTTTCAGAATTCAGACAACCACTTCTTTAGCACAAAGAGGGGGATGCAGTGGCCAGTGGGTCTATGATCCTTACAAGGATATAGCAATAAATATGACCCTGATGTTCTGGTTCTTACTCTGCATAACTACTTGTGTTGTGCTAGTAATTTATTTATCTTTTCAATTTTAAGCTCAGCCTCTTTGGTGAAGATAGATTCGTGAATACATGCTTAAATAGATTAATGAACAGAGGCCATTACTTTCATTCTAGTTGAATTTTGCAGTTTAATATGAGAGAACAGTAAGGTTCTCTAGAGCTTTGTGGAGTTCAGCTAACTTTCAGTGGAATAGCTTGGGTTGTTGATTGGAATTGTTCTAGAAGATATCTTGGttcctgagagagagagagagagagagagagagagagagagagagagagagagagcactatAATAGAAGGCCATGGGTTTTAGAAGGTCCCACCCTCAATTGATCATACACGGGCATCCTATTTGTGCAGTTTCAAAACTGGAGCAAAGTAAGCGAACTAACGAATTTCATAGTTACGAGCCTGCAGGGAATTTTAATCTCAAGGGGTAATTTGATCTGAGAAATATGAATGGCTCAGTTCACATGTGGCATTAGCTTTACTGTTCTGCACAAAGTAGATAACTTTCCACCAGATTCAGAACTTTTTCGAAAATAGAATCATATTCAGAACTGAACTATCTCTATCACACTTATGCTGTCGTATATCATGAACTTAGTAAAAAAACATACAAAATTGCAACTTGATGGTCATCTGCAAGTTCAGATCACCTCAAAGGCTGaaacaaaagctacaaaagcTGAGAAATGCAGTTGACTCGGTGCTTACAGTGGGGGTAGCTTCCATGTGCAGAGCATAATCCTGTGGAGCTGCCGGTACGTGACAGAGGCCGGGCTGGTGGCGCTGGTGAACAAGTGCCGGAGGCTGGAGTGCATCAACGTCGGCGGGATGCGGGTGCCACCGGAGAGCTTCGTCGGCCTGCTCTCCATCAGCCCCGCCCTGCAGATCAGGTCCATCCCGCAGATCCTCAACGCCAGTGTGCAAGTCTCATGAAGCAGAAGGATTACCAAAGCTTGCCATGGTTCACTGGTAACTGCATGGAAAGAACTCTTGCTCTGATAAAAGGATATTCACGAAGGGAATAGATACGTGCTGTTGTTTGTGTTGGTGCCTTGACACGTTTCTTGAATTGTTGCCTTGACTATATATCTCGTGGATATTACCTGTACAGTCTCATCAGTGTGCTACACAGAATAATAATTTGTACCACAACAGATAGTGGCAGGAAAGGCGTGTGTTTTGTGTGCTATGTAAAGATACTCTACAAATTTACGTCTCAAACTGCTGCCATTCATTTCGATGGGTGATTTGATTAAAATAAATTGGTTAACTAAGACTGCATGTTACTATTTTCTTGGAAAAAGAATGTACGGTGTTTGCTTCGGAAAAGAAATCACATTACTAGCTGTTACGATCAttctctatattttatttttaagaaaACTTACAGATGAATTGTCTACAGTCTTGGAGACCATGAAGGTTTCCATCAAGATAACCTTGCAGACGTAAAAGTCTCACCAACCCGTGAGACAATGACACGAACCCAACTCCGGCAACCGGCTCGGCCTAACTGTACTCGAACTAACTGTGATGATGGGTTGATTCCCCTGCACGCCATAAACACATGATCGAGGTGCTACCGTACCGGACCGGACCAACACATCTAGTTAGTAGTGAGTTAAAGACTAAAGCACATGTGAGTTTCTTAGAGCGGAGATGTTCTTCAAATTAAATCGCTTCTTAGTTTTTGAGTAAAGAGTTAAATGCACCGGCAGTCAACTTGTAAGTTGCTTCATCTACATCCATTAACTTTGAAACTGCAGAATTAGGTCACTAGACCGTGGTGAACAACTTTacaagtttttttaaaacactAGTATAACTCATAGAAACACGTACACTCATACAACAGCTACTAGAGATTAGGAATACGGAGCTTGAAGATTAATAAAGTTACGATAGATATGTCGTCTAtcactaaaaaaaatttcactttggtgaaacaaaaaaaaaaccctaaggTTTGATCTTTGATATACAAGAGGTACAAACACCTTCACTAACCATCCAAGTCAAGATTTAGTTCTCAACAATTTAACAAGTTTAGAGACCCAACTATACCGTTTCAAAGTTCATGAACCTACATGACACACCCTTATAAGTTTGAGTACCGGTGATAAACTTATTACACCCTTGGGCTGGGGCAAGGCTAATCCAGACCTGAGGATGAATACCTCCGTCCGAGCCTGAAATACAAAGGATTAGCCCCCTAAAGTCCAAATATAATTATCCttcatgttttcttctttttagatATGGGGATGTCCCCAATTTCGATTAGCGAAACCGGCAGCAGAAGAGATTCTTACAGAGTTCACCAAAACGGAAATGAAAAGAATGACGATTCGACTAGGGTTTTGTTGAATAAATGCATacttcagatttaatttaatttctaaatataatATGAATAGGAACAGATCGATAATCATCAACGTACTGTAAGAATCTATTCTAGACATATATCTCTCTAATATATTCCATGACAAAGCAACAGGAAGCATGCATGCTAAACATGACAGATCACAGTGAACGTACCTGTCAGTAGTGCAAGATGCAGATGCCCCCATGATGATGACGAAGGAAGTAGATGTAGCAGTCcgtgatgatgtagaggaagtcGCGACGAGTActtactaaaaaaattattcgcTCTCTCTCAGTGCAATATCCCAAGAGTGATGGGTTTCAGAGACCTACTCTTCCGTTCGTCGATATACGCCGGCACAGCGGGATGAAGCAGACTACGTATGGTGGCATAACAGAGAGAAGAGACAAAACCCTAATTACGAACTCAATTACGTGACACGATCGAATTATTTACTGACACGATttctatatataaatatttgtttGCCCACGCAGCAAAAGGAGGCCACACATGTGCAAGCAACTATACCCGATTTTGGTGGATCATTCATACAAGTGTCGTGCGTCGCGCCCTTCTCCTCGGCTATGGCTTGGCGATGCGAGCATGGGCATGTTCtcctagtcctctcatccacacatgctaagcggatgaaaaagataattatttataaattgTTCACTTTCCACCTCCACTAATAAAGTAGACTAAAAGATACATCATCTTTACTTAGTTATACCTTTAAGATTATTTAGAATTACTCAAATATAATATATCAAACTCATATATTCTAACAGTTCTCCACTACTATAATCACACTAGACACCTGAATCATCATCAGAAAAATGGAACCGACTCCTTAGCAAAGTCAGAGGTGAACAGTACAATGACTTTGCCCCCTCTATGATCCGTTGGATTAGAAATGGACCATACAGATTTAGTGCTACAGTACGTGTGTTATAGTGGAATCAGACCAATATGTCATAAACAGTACTCGTCTCTAGTATTTTGCTTTGACCTACTGTTCCCTCTCTCTTAAGTTATTGTTGGCAATACTGTTCTCCTCTGCCTTTACTTAGTAAAGTCAAAGAAGCTGGATCCTAAAAAAACGCATCCTTACTGGATGAAACTGTTGCTATCCGACAACTATGACTACACGCTGATGCCTCCATAGTTGTGATTGTTCTCCCTCCAACAAAACAAGTTGTTTTTCATGTTCGcttatgagaatttttttatgaagatAATGTGTTGGATGAATGTATAAGTATTTGTTGAGTGATTATTTGCCATCAGAATATAAATTAATTCTCTATTTACTATCCCACGAAATAAACTTTCTTATTTACCATGTTTTCTaattttcattcttttctccCTATTGTCGTCCATTTAACCAATAGAAAAAACACATTTTCCTTTGAAGAGGGGGACGGTGGCCTCGTGCAAACATGTTAAACACATTGTTGTCCCACCATATATGTTAAACAACTTATTATCCACAtagtataaaaatataaaacttgtaagGATAAATGTGTCTTTTCTATGGATTAAATGGACAACGATGTGTGAGAAAGTAATGCAAATTAGAAGCAACAATAAATtaaaaaagtttattttgtaAGATGATAAATAAGAAATTACCTTATTTTCTGATGACCAGTAAGAAATTTTCTCTTTGTCAGATGAGCAGGGTTGGGTCCTATGGGCTTGAGATATTGAGAGGAAACCGATAGAAGTACTTAATTCAGACAACAACGGAGTTGTATTGGCACGTCAGGGCATGGTTGCCACCGGTAGCTAGTGCTAGCCAAATGGGTGGCCCACATGACACGGTCCGAGCTCGGTAATGGCACAACCTGATTCAACCCGTTAGCCAAGTGGGCTACCGGTCCATGACACTATAGGTTTGATAGGCTTTTTTTTACCCATTAAACCTGTTAGCatgtgaaaaaaatcaaaataaataaataaatatgtggAGGCTGCTCATCGCACGTATGCATCTACTCTGAGTTCCCATGTCAACGAAGGGTGGCTTATGGTCATGGGTCACAG
The sequence above is drawn from the Phragmites australis chromosome 10, lpPhrAust1.1, whole genome shotgun sequence genome and encodes:
- the LOC133930801 gene encoding F-box protein At5g67140 isoform X1; the protein is MATWRYKNPPAPARLSQFLCAASERGEREMEGQHDGDGGGVAAEADIERLPADLLAHVLFLLPSFRDLSMAGGVSRRWRLAVEQSLASRRRLSFAGQRTGDDTAARLVRAAVNIRDLDISRSCWGCQITDEGLIKISSADCVGNLTSISLWGLAGITDKGVVHLVSRAYSLKHLNIGGTFITDESLYAVANSCTNLKLPCAEHNPVELPVRDRGRAGGAGEQVPEAGVHQRRRDAGATGELRRPALHQPRPADQVHPADPQRQCASLMKQKDYQSLPWFTGNCMERTLALIKGYSRRE
- the LOC133930801 gene encoding F-box protein At5g67140 isoform X2, with product MATWRYKNPPAPARLSQFLCAASERGEREMEGQHDGDGGGVAAEADIERLPADLLAHVLFLLPSFRDLSMAGGVSRRWRLAVEQSLASRRRLSFAGQRTGDDTAARLVRAAVNIRDLDICWGCQITDEGLIKISSADCVGNLTSISLWGLAGITDKGVVHLVSRAYSLKHLNIGGTFITDESLYAVANSCTNLKLPCAEHNPVELPVRDRGRAGGAGEQVPEAGVHQRRRDAGATGELRRPALHQPRPADQVHPADPQRQCASLMKQKDYQSLPWFTGNCMERTLALIKGYSRRE
- the LOC133930801 gene encoding F-box protein At5g67140 isoform X4, with the protein product MATWRYKNPPAPARLSQFLCAASERGEREMEGQHDGDGGGVAAEADIERLPADLLAHVLFLLPSFRDLSMAGGVSRRWRLAVEQSLASRRRLSFAGQRTGDDTAARLVRAAVNIRDLDICWGCQITDEGLIKISSADCVGNLTSISLWGLAGITDKGVVHLVSRAYSLKHLNIGGTFITDESLYAVANSCTNLKSIILWSCRYVTEAGLVALVNKCRRLECINVGGMRVPPESFVGLLSISPALQIRSIPQILNASVQVS
- the LOC133930801 gene encoding F-box protein At5g67140 isoform X3; its protein translation is MATWRYKNPPAPARLSQFLCAASERGEREMEGQHDGDGGGVAAEADIERLPADLLAHVLFLLPSFRDLSMAGGVSRRWRLAVEQSLASRRRLSFAGQRTGDDTAARLVRAAVNIRDLDISRSCWGCQITDEGLIKISSADCVGNLTSISLWGLAGITDKGVVHLVSRAYSLKHLNIGGTFITDESLYAVANSCTNLKSIILWSCRYVTEAGLVALVNKCRRLECINVGGMRVPPESFVGLLSISPALQIRSIPQILNASVQVS